In one window of Myxocyprinus asiaticus isolate MX2 ecotype Aquarium Trade chromosome 43, UBuf_Myxa_2, whole genome shotgun sequence DNA:
- the LOC127434050 gene encoding heterogeneous nuclear ribonucleoprotein D-like, which produces MQIEEQTDFSTDEFPEGSKINASKNQQDDGKMFIGGLSWETSKKDLMDYLSKFGEVLDCTIKTDPMTGRSRGFGFVLFRDAESVDRVLELKEHKLDGKLIDPKRAKAMQGKEPPKKVFVGGLSPDISEEQVREYFGAYGDIENIELPIDTKTNERRGFCFITYVLEEPVQKLLENRYHQIGSGKCEIKVAQPKEVYRQQQNRGDRGFGGGRGRGGRGRGGQSYNQGYDNYYGQNYGGYGSEYNQGYNGYPSYDYSGYNYQNYGYGQGYDDFNGQQSSYGKASREGGNHQNSYQPY; this is translated from the exons ATGCAGATAGAAGAGCAGACTGACTTCAGCACCGACGAGTTTCCAGAGGGATCCAAAATAAACGCGAGTAAAAACCAGCAGGATGACGG GAAAATGTTTATTGGTGGACTCAGTTGGGAAACCAGCAAGAAAGACCTTATGGACTATCTGTCCAAGTTTGGAGAAGTCCTGGACTGCACTATTAAAACAGACCCCATGACTGGACGCTCCAGAGGCTTTGGATTTGTGCTCTTCAGAGATGCTGAGAGTGTTGATAGG GTTTTGGAGCTGAAGGAACACAAGCTGGATGGCAAACTGATTGATCCCAAGAGAGCCAAAGCCATGCAGGGCAAGGAACCCCCTAAGAAGGTTTTTGTCGGTGGTCTAAGTCCAGACATTTCTGAGGAACAGGTCCGGGAATACTTTGGAGCTTATGGTGAT ATTGAGAACATTGAGCTACCCATTGACACCAAAACCAACGAGAGGCGCGGATTCTGCTTTATAACATATGTTTTAGAGGAGCCAGTTCAGAAACTTCTAGAGAACAGATATCATCAAATTGGATCAGGAAAG TGTGAAATCAAAGTTGCCCAGCctaaagaagtttacagacaGCAGCAAAACAGAGGGGACAGGGGCtttggaggaggaagaggaagaggaggccgTGGAAGAGGAG GACAGAGTTATAATCAAGGGTACGACAACTACTACGGCCAGAACTATGGAGGCTATGGCAGTGAATACAACCAGGGCTATAATGGATACCCTAGCTATGACTATTCAGGATACAACTATCAAAATTATGGATACGGCCAAGGCTATGATGATTTCAATG gtcaacAAAGCAGTTACGGCAAGGCCTCACGGGAGGGCGGAAACCATCAGAACAGCTACCAGCCGTATTGA